The Metabacillus schmidteae nucleotide sequence TGTTATGGACGCAATATATAAATGATTCTGCTTCAGTGTGTGTCGTAAGTCATTTCCTTCAAAAAGTAGAAGATGAAGAAGTTCGTCCTATACTTGAATTTGCACTTACTAAATCAAAGAATAATCTTACTTTTCTAAAAGATTTTTTTCAAAAAGAGCGTTTTCCGATACCGGTTGGATTTACAAAAGAAGATGTGAATAAGGATGCTCCACGTTTATTTTCTGATACCTTTTCTCTTATATATTTGAGAAATATGTCCATTTTAGGTATGGGTGCAACGAGTGGAGCAATTGGTTTTTCAACTAGAACTGATGTCATAGCATTTTTTAAGACTGTGCTTAAAACAGCAGTTGGGTTACAAGATTTAACGAGAGACTTAATGTTAAAGCAAGGAACATACGTAAGACCTCCATATATCTCAGTACCGGATAAAGTAGACTTTGTCGGGAAACAACATTTTTTAGCTGGGTTTATGGGAGATAAAAGGCCATTAACAGCACATGAAATTACCATGTTATTTAATAATATCCAAACAAATGCAATCGGGAAAACGTTAATTATGGGGTTTGCACAAACAGCTAAAACAAAAGAAGTGAAAAATTACTTTTTAAGAGGAAAACGAATTGCTCAAAAACATATAGATATTTTCAGTGATATTTTAAAGAAAGAGGATTTGCCTGCACCGATGACATGGGATACCGCACTGACTGATACAACGGTTTCTATATTTTCAGACAAACTTATGATGTTTCATGTTTCCGCAATGATTGCTGCGGGAATTGGCAATTATGGTGCGTCTATGTCGGGTAGTCCAAGGAGAGACCTTGCACTAAGATATGCATCCTTAGTACCGGAAATTGGACTATATGCAGAAGATGGTGCAAATATTATGATTAGTCATAGTTGGCTTGAAGAACCGCCACAAACAGATGACCGAGACCAGATTATT carries:
- a CDS encoding DUF3231 family protein codes for the protein MENKTNIRLTAAEMSVLWTQYINDSASVCVVSHFLQKVEDEEVRPILEFALTKSKNNLTFLKDFFQKERFPIPVGFTKEDVNKDAPRLFSDTFSLIYLRNMSILGMGATSGAIGFSTRTDVIAFFKTVLKTAVGLQDLTRDLMLKQGTYVRPPYISVPDKVDFVGKQHFLAGFMGDKRPLTAHEITMLFNNIQTNAIGKTLIMGFAQTAKTKEVKNYFLRGKRIAQKHIDIFSDILKKEDLPAPMTWDTALTDTTVSIFSDKLMMFHVSAMIAAGIGNYGASMSGSPRRDLALRYASLVPEIGLYAEDGANIMISHSWLEEPPQTDDRDQIIKGK